The window GAGGAATGTGTGAGGGCATGTCCCATTAGGCTTTATGACCTCGCCCGAACCTTGTGCAAATCTTTTGTTAGAAGATGTCTACACCTCAAAATCAATAAGCACTCCATCTACTTATTAAAATCATTTATCACGCTTAAGTTTATGTATCGTATTCTTATATTAATCTTTTAGCATAGTTATATATCTCTTACATGTGTGTTACTATCGCCATGAAAAATTTGTACTCTTTTCATCCCCATGCATGAAAAGCATAAAAACTCTTCTGACTCAGCTGCTTAATCTATTAATCAAATCCTCTATATTTTTTCTCCAATTAAGATATTCCTCTTCATTCTCTTCCCATAATTCCTTAATCTCTGATCTATCAGATAAAATTTCTCCTAGCGCTTTTATAACGCTTTCTTTCAACTTTAAGACATCGTCCATATCTTGTTTTTTTACCGTAATCCTACTTTTATCAATTCCATTATAAGATGCATCATTTAGGAGAACATCAACTACACATCCTGAAACTATTACTGACTGACATTCATCATAATCAAGGTATTCTCCATTATCAACTATTTCTAAAGCTCTTAATATATAATTATTAATTTTTGAATCGCATAGTTCTTCAAAGCAATCCAATGCTATATCATCTTCAAATAATCCAGTTCCCCATGCTCCCATTTTTTCATCAATCCTTTCTTAATAATAACAATCAAGGAAAATACTATCTTTTTAAGACCCCAAAATATATCTCTGAAATTGAGGTGTAGATGTCTGCTAACGTTTCGTGTTTGCGATGTTCCTGAACTGAACCCTCAAAGCTTAACTTCGAAGGTGGTGCTTTGCACCCAGTGAAGGAATGTGGTGCCGACTGGTTTGACCCCAAAAGCTTTCCTCCAGGCACCCTTGTGCAAACATTTTGTTAGCTGATGGAATGTTCGGACCATTGCCATAAACTAGACCACTACTAATTTATGTTGAATTGCATACTGCTTTCCCTTATTTGTTATATATAGTGACTTGTAACTACTTTGTTCAACAAGACCTTCATCAATAGCTTCCTCGATAACTAGATCTAAATAAATTCTGGATACTCCCATCTCTCTTACAATAAATTCATAGTCCATATAATCTTTTGTTGATAGTTCAAAATGATTAACCACTATTTTCATTAATTCTAATAGGGTATCACCTTTCCTATTTGGTCTTGATTCATTTATAGGTTGAAATGGATTATTCCCAATTTCAGGTTTCTCAAATAATGGAGAGTTATGTAATCTTCTTATAAGCTCATCAAAACTATATTCAAATGAGTCATCATTAGAAAAATCAATAAACATTTTAGTTTTTAAAAAGGTTGGAACATGATACGTTCCATATTGTCTGATAATCGGTATAACTTTATTGTTATCTATATCTGATAACAACTCTGAAGTTATTATCATTTTCTCATATCCTACTCCACCAGACCCAAAATTAGCTTTTTCAACATATCTTTCAGTACAAATCATTAATATATAATCTGCATTATTTAAATTTTTTTCCATAAATGATGGTATATCATCACCAGCTTTTAACTCCCACTGATCAATAATAGCATCAACTCCAGTATACCTTAATCTTGTTGCTAAGTCTAAAACCCATTTCTTATGTTCTTGAGAATCATGTGAATAAGAAATAAATGTTTTTGGAATGTTCATGTAAATCCCCTCCTTATCTTGCTAATAAACTAGTACATTCTTTCAGCTAACGTTCCGTGTTTCCGACGTTTCTCAACGTTAGAGCGAGAGTGCTTATGTCACGCATGTGACTAATACACCGAGAGTCGCGACGCGCTTAGGTTGAGGAATGTGTGAGGGCGACCCAATAGGAATGCACCTTGGCGACCTTTGAGAATATGACCCTACCCGAACCTTGTGGGAACATTTTGTTAGCTGATGTCTATTCACGCAACTCCAAAGGAATACCTTGTTATTTTTTTATACTATAAGCCTTACGAACTCGTCAAGACTCCTTAAATAGTATTTAACCTTATAATTTATAAATTACCCTTGCTGGATATGAACATGGTATTAGATGAAGTAATACTCAGTACCGACATATACCGAAAACCTATCCATCCCTTCTTTTAAACAGGCCTTTATCAACACATTTCTCAATTGTCTCTTTTGCAACAGGCCATAACTCGGGCATATCATCCTTGATATGCTTCTTCTTATCAATCACTTGATTTTCTTCCAATCCATACGGATTTTGTTCATCTGGTGCAGTAATAGAATGATTAAGAAGTGGTTGTAATGAATCTAATGCACCTGCAATTTTTGCTTCATATGTACTTCTTTCTTCATATTCTTTCCATAATCCAAGTATCTCTTCTTCGCCCTCCCTGGGTAACATACCCGCAAGTCTAATTACTGCTTTTTCTTCCAAAGACTTAGATTTCTCTCTTGCCTCGTCATCATAGAGAAACGTATCTCCATCATAAATCTCACCTAAATCATGTATTAAAAGCAATTTAATGATTTTCAGTAATGATTCATCTGAAATACTATTTCCCTTTACAAGCACCATTGCCATCATAGCCAAATGCCATGAATGTTCTGCACTATTCTCTTGCCTCATATCATCCAGTGTAAGATTTTGTCTCTTTACTGTCTTCAGTAATTCAATTTCTTTTATAAAGTTGATTTGCTTTTCTAAATCATTCATCAATTTTCCCTCCACTTAAAATA is drawn from Vallitalea okinawensis and contains these coding sequences:
- a CDS encoding DUF4259 domain-containing protein; the protein is MGAWGTGLFEDDIALDCFEELCDSKINNYILRALEIVDNGEYLDYDECQSVIVSGCVVDVLLNDASYNGIDKSRITVKKQDMDDVLKLKESVIKALGEILSDRSEIKELWEENEEEYLNWRKNIEDLINRLSS
- a CDS encoding HD domain-containing protein, which gives rise to MNDLEKQINFIKEIELLKTVKRQNLTLDDMRQENSAEHSWHLAMMAMVLVKGNSISDESLLKIIKLLLIHDLGEIYDGDTFLYDDEAREKSKSLEEKAVIRLAGMLPREGEEEILGLWKEYEERSTYEAKIAGALDSLQPLLNHSITAPDEQNPYGLEENQVIDKKKHIKDDMPELWPVAKETIEKCVDKGLFKRRDG
- a CDS encoding toll/interleukin-1 receptor domain-containing protein; translation: MNIPKTFISYSHDSQEHKKWVLDLATRLRYTGVDAIIDQWELKAGDDIPSFMEKNLNNADYILMICTERYVEKANFGSGGVGYEKMIITSELLSDIDNNKVIPIIRQYGTYHVPTFLKTKMFIDFSNDDSFEYSFDELIRRLHNSPLFEKPEIGNNPFQPINESRPNRKGDTLLELMKIVVNHFELSTKDYMDYEFIVREMGVSRIYLDLVIEEAIDEGLVEQSSYKSLYITNKGKQYAIQHKLVVV